Below is a genomic region from SAR324 cluster bacterium.
CGTAGAAGACTGCCGAAAAGTGATTCGAAAAGCTGATCAAGCGTTCGGTAAAGTTGATATTCTGGTGAATAGTGCAGCAATTACAGATCGTGGAACCATTCTGGATACTTCAGAAGAACTTTTTGATCGCATGTTTGCAATCAATACTAAGGCTCCCTTCTTTTTAATTCAAGAAGCTGCCAAGATCATGATTCGCGAAAAGATTAAGGGGGCAATTGTTAATATTCAGAGTATGTCAGCACATGGAGGTCAACCGTTTATCGCAGCTTACTGCGCAGCAAAAGGTGCACTTTCCATCGTCACCAAAAACTCTGCATTCAGCCTAATGAAAAATAAGATTAGAGTAAATGCACTAAATATTGGTTGGATGGACACTCCCGGGGAAGACAGAATTCAAAAAGAATATCATCGCGCTGAGTCAGATTGGTTGGCTAAGGCAGAAGTTGATCAACCTTTTGGACGTTTGCTCAAAACGG
It encodes:
- a CDS encoding SDR family oxidoreductase: MTEQNLTGKVAVVTGSTQGLGLAIAQLFAKQKAAGLVICGRNAQNGEKAAEFLKRQGTPTEFVQADLSSVEDCRKVIRKADQAFGKVDILVNSAAITDRGTILDTSEELFDRMFAINTKAPFFLIQEAAKIMIREKIKGAIVNIQSMSAHGGQPFIAAYCAAKGALSIVTKNSAFSLMKNKIRVNALNIGWMDTPGEDRIQKEYHRAESDWLAKAEVDQPFGRLLKTDEVARAVLFLASADSGMMTGSIIDFDQSVLGCYDSPPHPA